GGTAAAATTTACCTGAAAAGCACAAAGGAAATGATAATCCACAACAGTATACGAACGGCAACCGAGACACTCCTAAGCTGCTTTTTTCACTTGGGTGTGTTAATCAGTTTCTTCCTGCTACCAAAAGGAGATGATATTCTGCTGCACTTACGAGAACTAGTCCACCCATTCATATCAACAATGAAAGTGGTAGAAGTTGAaacattttctaaataatttcatgGAAGGAATGGTATCCACTAAACATTGTTACCCAATATGCCAACTACAGTAATGGCCAGTCACGGTAGTGAGCTTGCCTTTCAACAAGGTTTaactctgaagttctactgatttatgCTATTGAGAGgaataaaattttcttcttttctcaCCATATAACCAACCTATATGACATTTGCTAGGTTGGTTGGATTGGTTCAGGACTTTTTTTCTCCCTTTCTGGAGAGTGATTTGTGTTAGGACTCCACCAACCTTGCGGTAGCCTTCAACGTCCTCAGCCAAGACTTATGGTGGTAGGAATGCCATCTGGATAAGATCTGAGGAAAGTCTCAGCCTTGTCCAAATTCCAGCAAAGACTACCAATAGCTACTTCCTCTAGGTGTCAGACTCTTCTCCACCTGTTCTTACCTCTCCCAGGCTAAGTCCAGGAGTGTTAGCAGAAAGAAAAAGGTAGGGGAGTGATAAAGAGCTATATCTCCTGCTGTCAGTAGAGGGATACCTTGCCTTGCACAGTCCACTTCCATCTTAATTTGTTTTACACCTACCTTACAGGTAACAGGTTACTCTCTGGACATGATGACAAAGGTGAAACGATCCTATGCTTTGATGTTGGAAGTCTTTTACAATCACTATCCATTCATGAGTCATTGCGGAGACGGAGGAAAATacgactgctagagagttattgggttctttgactgaccagatagtactacagtacattggatccctctggttacagctcatattTCCTTTACCTACAAATACAATGAAGTCaggccttttctttacacattcttctccttcctcataaacctgacaacttCAAGATAACGGAAaattttttcttcactcaaggggtgttatactgcactgtaattgctcagtggcttctttcattttggtaatgaaaggtagtgccatagcctctgtaccatggtcttccactgtcttgggttagggttttagcttgagggtacactcgggcatactattctatctaatttctcttcctcactaggctattttccctattggagaccttgggcttactgcatcctggttttcctactagggttgtaacttagctaataataatacccCTCACTGTCAAACTGGTACATTTACAGAATGTGTTCAGTTGGAAGTTTTGCTCCATATTTAGCCTCCAGAGAGGGAGATTTTATGCTTTTGGTGACCTCTTCGTAGTCTTTCCCCTTCAAGATAGGGATGACTACCCATTCCTATTTCAATCAGAGGATCGGGAATGAGAGTTTAATCTCATGCCCAAGCAAAGGACAAAATTCCTGGTAATGCTGTTCTACTGGGAATTTTTCCTTAGTATTCGAATCGGCAAACTGGCAGGGTACTTCACCTGTTTATGAGCAGTAGGAACTGCTGAACCACTCATAGTAGCAAGGAAGAAAGGCTGGCAAGGGGAGAAATGAGTTTGCTCCCACTTCTTCCATCTCTACCAACTCCAATCTATcaatttcttctaagaagaaaaaaGTAGAAGTACTAATCTTGCAGGAGGCCTCTCACAAGAAGCTCCTTGGCACCTCTATCGAGTGCTCTTCTCATTCGAGTAAAAGTGCAGTAACAGGTCTCGCCAACTGGTCAGTTAGATCCGTAGGACAAGTGAGGGGGAGCATATGCACCTACCTCTATCACTCCTCTTTTGACATGGGAGGAACATCCTGGCCCTAAGGAAGCTGCATTCCATCTCTGATAAGGGGTATTGGTGGCTATTCCTTCTATGGGAGGCAGACGAATAATCTTGTTTGGAACCCAACACTGGCTCCATAGGCCAGCGAAAGTGAGACATGTCCTTGTCCTCAAGAGATGCTCTCCTCTGCTAGGAGGGAGTAAGAGCTCGCCCACTGATAAAATTTTTTGAGGTACACAAAGTGGAGTATGAGCCACTCTTTTAGGAGGGAGTAATAGAGCTCACTCACTGATAAATTCTTCCAGGATAAACGAAGCGGAGTATGAGCTAAAATTTGACTAGCGACCATTGCCCCAAGATTTGACCAGCTGAGAAAGACTTAACAGGGGGTTCGAAGAGAATGTGTCTCTCCGGCCTAAAGCACCTTTCAGTAAATTGTGGACTTCCTTGCCTACATTTCCATGCAAAACTCTTCTGTAGGCTATTCCTCCTCCTCAGGGAAAGAGTCTGTGCTCAAAGGaagcttcaagcagtcttgcctACTGTGGGACTTAAGTCTTGGAATAGGATGCTCCTTGTCTTCAGGTCACTGGCACACACACTTCCTGTTAACCTGAGGGTATTGGAGTCTTTCCTTGAAGATTTTCACTCTTCTCTGCTTCTGAAACAGTAGATCCTTGTTAGGATTTAGAACCTCCCTCCTCGGGGGAATGGTCCAAGCTCAAAGGGAGCTTCAGGCTGTCTTGGCTATCAAGGCACTTTCATCATGGGGTGGGGGGAATAATCCTTGCCCTCATGTCACTGATGCATGTACCGTCTGCTAACCTAAGGAGAGCATGATAGGAGTCTTTCCCTCAATCGGCCAGAAAGAGTTTTAAGGCTATCGTGTCAACCTTAGAAGGATGGAGATTTTGTCTGACTTTATGAAGAATCGGCATCATATGGTCTTTGAACCCTGTTCATAACTTCAGTTTCATCCCTCCAATATGAAGTGCACACTCACAGTCTTTTCATTAGTCCTAGCAGATACTATTCCTTCTGGCTTTACAAGGCTGCTTGCTGGCCATTACAACTTTGGTCAGTGCAAACTTCTGCCATCCCAGAAGAAGCGTCGATGACCCTCAGCATTTATGGTATTAATTAATTGACCAAGGAAGAGCTTGCAAGCCTGGGCCAGTTGGTAGCGTCACGATTCACCTGAGTTTTGGTTTGGAAGCACCTTCCCCTTTTTGAAATTGCCCTTTCTGAAATTGCCCACTGGCTAAGGCCCTAATAGCTTCTACCTCCCTTTGTCGAGCTATTTACCTTCCTTGCTCAAGTGGGAGACCATGAAGGATGACATGTCCAAGGAAGAAAAGAACCTTCCAGTTTAGTCCTATGAAACTACTGCCACCAATGAGTGAGTCTATTataaaggacgaaaggtttgtatatgtgaAGGAACAAATAACATTTTagaagtaattagtatttttcataGCTAAGCCATCCTGAATCATTTTCCACTTCAACCACTCTGCCTGTCCTGGTCCTAAGGACATAGTGGGTGGGGCTTCCTCCTCACACCACCTGTCATTAATCAACCACTAAATGTTTCAACATCCGTTCTAGCTCACGCTAAAATCATCTCTTACTTTAAAGGAATTGGGTATGAAAAACtcggaaaaaaagacaaaaatcacATTGGAAATTTATATTATGCTGTACTCTTATTTATTAGTCCATAACAATCAATTTATTTCAGTTAACAGTGAACTATTGATACTTTTCAGGTTTCTGAGCTTCTGCAGACTTTAATAATGATGTACCAACCAGATATTTTAACAAGAAAGAAGCTTAATGCACCTCCTCCTGATAGTGTGGATTATCGTGCAGCATGTTTTTGCCATCACACCTTAGTGGATATGGGAAATGTGTGCTCCAACTGCTTATCAGTTTACTGCAGAGCTGTGCCTTTATGTTCTACTTGTGATGTTATTTTCCAAACAGACCGACCACTCATGAAAGCACTGAAAAAGAAGAAATGAGTTTAGTTTTTCATGTAACATGGATATTTGTTAAATATAAAAATACGAGACAATAATTTTGCAAGAAGCCAACCAATATATAGTCTTTTTCTTAACTTAAATTTTCGGTGAAAAGTTATCAATCCAGCCAAATTATTATCTGGTAAAAAAATTAGATTGTCGTTGACTTAGATTTCCAGTCACCTCCACAATAAAAAATTGCTAACTTGGTAACctctgaataaaaaacaaaaaagttttaaCCTCTCCACAGTATATCCTCTCTCTTTCATGTTAAGCCACTAAAACGACCACCCGTTACTGAGAAGCGAGTCACTAGGAACAATGTCAGTTTCCATTGATCCTCATTCTCTGTGTCCCTTGATGATACACCAAGTCTGTTTTGTATCTTTGTTGCCCCggatatgctgtatatacagtatatatttcttggGCTATGTACCCAAGTTGCCTTATTCATAGGTCATCAAGTTGGCACTAACACTTAATTCCTTGTTTTATCCAGAGGTAAGATTCATGGTAATGGGTAACTTAAGTATCCACTGACCAGACCTGTGAAAGTTGAGAATTTTCACACCGAATCTGGTTCATCTATCTCGTTAGATAATAATTTACTGATATTAATAACAACATTCAACACTGGTATCTCACTATGTGTAAGTATTTTTTTATAATCTACATTCTtattttagcaaataataacagTATAAATTATTAGGGTAATGCTTATAAATTATTAGGGTAATGCGTACAGTATAAATTATTAGGGTAATGCGTACAGTATAAATTATTAGGGTAATGCTTAAATTGCTTACCTTCATCATCCTGTTACTGTCTTCCATAACAGTTCTGGTGAATTctctctgctttcctttctttagcGACAGATTTTTATGCTATTTAATCTAATTTCAAGTGCACAATTCACGAGTATCCAAGTCCAAAATCAAAACTCTTCTTCTCCTGGAGTAACAAGATCATCTGGTATAGTAGTCGACGTAAGTGAAGAAGCAGATATACTTAATCCCTCGACATCGCTGACTTCAAAGTCACTGTCATATTCCATTGGGATATCTTTTGGCATGATAGTCTCTACTTCCTTGGAATCAACTACTCTTGACATCGGAGTTTTACTTTGGGGTGATTCGTATTTCACAGTTTTCTTTACTCGAGGTTTCCCTAATTTGGTCCAACTGCTATGGGAATTACTGAGATGTTCTGTTATGCTGATTGATGAAATAGAACCACTTCTTGCAGCCCTTCTAAAGGTTTTTTTCATCTGTAGTTTCTCATCATCAGTTTCACTTCTTTGACTATAAAGTGGACCATCCAGTGTTTCCGAGTTACTAATTTCTGTTGGAGTAACACTGTCTTCTTTGTTTTTCCCAAATTCTTGTTCTTTTGTAGAAAAATCTTTCACAAATTCCATTTCTTTTGGAGAAGCATCTAAGTTTTCAGAATGAATGTTGTGTGTTTGTAAACTAAACTTATTATTCGGAGACATTTTTTCTAATACATGCACGTTTTTATCAATCTTACCTGGACTGAAGGATTTGAGACCCTTCATTGGTTTTAAACTGCTGTCATTATATATTTCCGATGCATTACTCAGAGTTTCTTTTTCTGCTTGTGCTGCTGTTACTACTTCCTCTGGAAGGTTTTGATCAGTAACCACTCTGGCTTGTTCCATTTGAATTTCATAGTACCTTTTATTTGCCTGatatatatcttcattttctaTCTCTGAAGACATTTTTACTGGCTCAAGAACTTCATATTTATGATTGATTCTGTCATATGTCTCCCTCATGTCGGGAGAATTAGCTCCAGTTTCTTGATCTTCGGCTGAACTCGATCCACTATCTACTTCGGGTTGTACTTGATCAGATAATTCTTTATCCTCAATATTGTCATTTTGACTTGCATTTGTAATATCATGTATACTGCTTTCCTCTTCATGATTTCCTGAAGATAGTAATGTTTTTCTTGTATCAAAATCTCTTTGAAGACTATCAATGTTTTCATCATACAGCTGCTTAGTTGCTATCTCAATACTAGTCTCTTTGTCTGGTACATTGGCTGAAGATTTCACATGATTCTCAGAGGATTTACCTGAAGACACTAACATTTTTCCTCTATCAAAATCTCTTTGAAGACTATCAATGTTTTCATCATACAGCCGCTTAGCTGCGTTCTCAATACTGGTCTCTCTTTCTGGTACATTTGCTGCAGATTTCAAGTGGCTTTCAGGTGAGCTTCCGGGCTTAGACGAGTTTTCTTCCAAGTAATCTTTCTCAGAAATTTCTCTATTTCTAAAAAATATTGGAAGATTTACAGTAGAAAAATTTAAAAGGTCAATATCAGCATAAGGAGTAGCACCAGCAAAATTGTCCAGTGGATTAGATACAGAAGGATGTCTTGATATACTGTCTTGCATAAAGTCACCCACTTGTTTTGGTCTACTGGCATCTTCCAAAAACTCTGCTTGCCAATGGTACCTACAAGTAAAAAGTAGTTGAATATCAACAATACTGTACACACAAGAACCTTTCATTCTACAATGAATTTATAAAAgatgtattaaaaatattaaattttctaaaaCCTAAATCTGATCCCTTTCAACTGCTTTTATgatcacccttttttttttcatcaaaaattaTTTTATGGTTATGTcagaatatgaaattttttttgtaagtaatttgtatttttccatgccatacaaacctgagtcctttcaaTTAGGGAATGTCTTTTGCATTCCTCTTCTCTCACCTTCCTGACCTGACCAGGTTGGGCAGCTTAAAAGAGCTGTGCATGCACAGAAACCCTTCAAGATGATGAGGTCACAGGTGGTCCTGAAAGGAGATGCTGTGGCCTTACCCGATGCTGCAGGCATGGCTGCAGATACCTTTGAAGAAGTGGAGCCCTTGAAAGAGACTATCCAACATATCAAGGAGTCCTGCAAAGCAGTCTTCTACTTCTCCCCCACTGCATGCATGGAACTATTAGGAAGGAAAGACATGGAATCCTGCAAAATTTAGATGGACTTGTTTTGACATTTGGGAAACCAAAACATTTCTCCTCTTCATAACCCAGGTAGCCCATCGGTATGCCAAGAAAATCACTGCCTCCCACCAAACAGTAAAGATTCAGGTTGAAAAACCAGTTGTCCTTTCTAATTACATTCTTTGCCTGATCATCTGTCAAGTATCGAGACATTTGGTGGGTGGCCATAGCAGAAGACTAATTAAAGGCGCAAAAACATCCACAAATTAACGTGAACTCAGGGGGGTCTTTTCTTCTATTTGTCTAATACCTGTAGAGCAAAAGAATCAAGTACCCTCATACTTTACAGGGGTAAAGTATTCGGCAGGCTACTCCAGGCATCTACTCCCCACGAAAACAATGTAATCAGGGACTGATGCTAGACCAGGTCGGTAATCACCAGGAAAGGAAAATTCTCCAGTAACAATCAATGGAAAGACAATAATTAACTCATACTCTTCCCCCATGATTGAGGTGGAGAGGAAGCATTGACCTTGTGCCTGTATGCATGGGCTGCAGTCTCAACTACTGGCCCATGGCCGTCAGCTTTCCACACTGACAACTTCAAGAGGAGCTATCTTCTAAGCATGAGATACCACAGTAACCTATTCAGAGAAAGGAGCAGAAGTCCAATGTCCGGGTGAGAAAGTAGGAGGAGAGCGAGCAAGCTCTTCCAACACATGGCTGACCAAAGGTGTACACAATGCCATGCACCTTGTTCCCACCTGGCTCCTGGGAAGCCAGGGAAACCTGAGGACATGGAAGAAGAGTTGAAAGAGGAAGGGAACTGAAATGGCTTCTTCCGTTTACCAACGTTCACATCAGGCTCTGCAAGAAGAGAAGTCAGGGTCTGAATGACAATCGATGACGAAGCATACGCTAAAGCGAAAAACCACATGGGTGCCCTCTTCTAAACAATGGTTATGGCAATACTCTATTCAGAAAAGGGAGAAGAGTTCACCATCCAGTAAGGAAAGGTGAAGGAGGGCACACGAGCTCATCCAACACATGGCTAACAGGTGGGCATGGGGCAGTCCACCTCTGCCCAACTGGCTAACCAAGGAGCTCATGCCATGGTTTGGAACAGGGCCTGCAACCACCTGGGTGTTGTCAAGAGCCCTATTCTTGTAACTACTATAACTGATCCTCTTCGATTGTCAAAatcagaagaggaaggagaaggagaaagtgTAGCAAACTCACTTCTTCCTACCAGCTTTCTCCTCAGGTTCTCCAAGCATAGAAGTTGATGTCTGAGCAACCACCAACAAAATTCCACCAAGGGAAGAAACAACACTGGTTGCTATAACAGGAGCCACAAGAATAACACTGTCACATAGGACTTCAGGTGATTTACAGTTTTCTGTCTAATGAAGGGTGTAGGAAATTCATTAAGATAATATCTCTCTCAAAACTAGTAATGAAGACACTAATACTACAGACTGTTTTGGGtgattctgtgagagagagagtttaggcaaAACAAATGTGCCCTAGCTATGTTGTACTCTCATTTGTCTAACAGGTTCATTAGGTAGGGGGCGGAGCCATGAGAATTtaaatctattaattaaaaattagcAGAGTAGCAAAATTCAGTCAATGAATACAAGAACAACTTCATAATGTTACGTCTACCTAGTACTGAATTATGGTACAAGGTCTAAAGCACAATTTATTATACAAATgccatatgaaataaaaatagccAAACACTATTAGGCAATAGTCTATTGTACAAAACTGACAGTGATAAAATTTAAAGATACTTTTGTAACTTTGGAAAAATGCACCTCGAGTAAACAGAGTGAAATATCTTTTCTATAGGAgatattaacctttttacccccaggctatttggaactttccaacccttaacccccaggggttattttttttttcaagcacattttgcagtatatttttttttaaattgctctaacagccttaattttcgtcatagagaggtcaggttagtcttattctcttggaaaatgcctgaagtttctcaaaaaattatcaaaaatatgaaaaaaaaattgtaaatatgtcattttccttagtaaaataaatttttgaatatacttacccgatgatcatatagctgcatccctgctgcccgacagaaaaaaacctacgggaggaatacgccagtgatcgctatacaggtgggggtgtacatcaacagcgccatctgtcaagtaggtactcaagtactcgatgtcaacaacgaaccaattttctcctctgtcccactggttctctattggggaggaagggtggttcctttaatttatgatcatcgggtaagtatattcaaaaatttattttactaaggaaaataacatttttcaatatcaaacttacccgatgatcatatagctgattcacacccaggggggtgggtagagaccagcataacaagttgacattatgagctaagtattccgtatttcattctagcagttattcaaaataacaagcataaaataaataagtacctggtaaggaagacgacttgaacaattactctgcctttttaagtacgtcttccttactgagcctcgcgatcctcataggatgctgagcgactcctaggagctgaagtatgaagggttgcaacccatactaaaggtcctcatcaaaacctttaatctaggcgcttctcaagaaatgattttgaccacccgccaaatcaagtaggatgcgaaaggcttcttagccttccggacaacccaaaaatatttcaagagaaagattaaaaaggttctggaattagggaattgtagtggtggagcccccaccactactgcactcgttgctacgaatggtcccagagtgtagcagttctcgtaaagagactggacattcttaagataaaagacgcgaacactgatttgcttttccaataggttgcgtcgaatatattttgcagagatctattttgtttaaaggccacggaagttgtgacagctctaacttcgtgtgtccttaccttcagccaagcttggtcttcctcattcagaagggaatgagcttctcgtattaacagtctgataaaaataggataaagaattctctgacataggcaaagatgaattcttaactgaacaccataaagcttcagacgggcctcgtaaaggttttaaaatagaacttaagagctcttacaggacataatactctttctagttcatttccaaccatacgataagtttggaatatcaaacgatattggtcaaggccgagaaggcagctcgtgtttggctagaaaaccaagatgtagaacatgtagccgtttcggatgagaatccgatgttcttgctgaaggcatgaatctcactgactcttttagctgtggttaagcatatcaggaaaagagtcttaaaggtgagatctttcagggaggctgattgaagtggttcaaaCCTGtcaacataaggaatcttagaaccacgtctaaattccaaccaggtgtaaccaaacgacgctccttcgtggtctcaaaagacttcaggaggtcctgtagatctttattgttggaaagatctaagcctctgtgacggaagactgatgccaacatgcttctgtaacccttgatagtgggagctgaaagagatcgctctttcctcagatataagaggaagtcagctatttgagttacagaggtaatggtcgaggatacggatactgacttgcaccagtttcgaaagatttcccacttcgattggtagactctaagggtggatgttctccttgctctagcaatcgctctggttgcctccttcgaaaaacctctagttctcgagagtctttcgatactctgaaggcagtgagacgaagagcgtggaggccttggagtaccttctttacgcgtggcagaggtagcaggtccacccttaggggaagagttctgggaacgtctactagccatcgaagtacctcggtaagttattctctcgcgggccagagggaagcaattagcgtccacttgtcccttcgtgagaggcgaacttctgcagtaccttgttgacaatctagaacggagggaatgcatatagatctagatgagaccaatctagtagaaaggcatctaaaagaactactgctgggtccgggataggtgagcaaagtattgagagcctcttggacatcgaggttgcgaagagatctatggttggctggccccaggtgacccaaagtctcttgcatacatccttgtggagggtccaatatgttggaattattgtcccttcctactgagacaatctgctaagacattcaagttgccttggaagaaacttgttactagtgaaaagtctagacctgttgaacaggagaggaggtcacttgcgaactcgtaccatgtcagagagtaggtccctccttgctaggagatgtacatcaaagcagggagttgaccgtgttcacctccactactttgccttgaaggagagacctgaagcttttccaggtcagacgtactgccagaagcttcttgcagttgaaatgcattgtcctttgactcgagttccataatcccgagcattccttaccgcctaaggtcgcaccccagcctacgtccgatgcgtctgagaagagaacgtggttgggagtctgaacagtcaggggaagaccctatcaaaggttgataaagtcctttcatccagtcagaccagacttatcttccggaaaccgggatcgagaccgcttctagcgtcttgtccttttccagtgaagagctagatgaaaccgaagaggacggaggtgtagtcttccaagtgacaccaattgaaccacggatgacagtgtcctaaccagactcatccacagcctgacagggccgtgttccttcttcagcatcttctggatggatagcagggctgggggttgatcgtcttgtt
The sequence above is drawn from the Palaemon carinicauda isolate YSFRI2023 chromosome 40, ASM3689809v2, whole genome shotgun sequence genome and encodes:
- the LOC137631576 gene encoding centrosomal protein of 78 kDa-like isoform X1; the encoded protein is MCLLMASKTVGYIPLKEIRSSITGSHSFMARKNADLQLLGDTLTRQYRLSCELYNTFPIGRITHQLSQGNLFVDLSTVDHDHLEALCHLLQNKVTPQMLKFNIPSSVEVGARILQQAVRGISLCVSQSYTLTSLELSNIKLKGNNLELVCQGLSKSRNLKILSFVSCSLHDIGVERLCQSIKNVPSISELSLIDCCIPEKGATTIAGLLKHQRLNRDSAMWQDTLRLRHPHLDGMRGLRRVTVNYNPQLGDFGAKALAEVLLEDLWIKALDLQHCGIGEEGGLALKKILKTNHTIEVLDLRKNPFIPCQIVNEVISLLHERQEEYNTNQYTWLNSESDQNIANENVIKMKSPTRIHTAVRKNLKENVQKLDHKPQPSVKNVPALPKTTGIPWRVEHRLYERKEGLKPGSFIDSLVRSDITTPVAPQDSELSSEKTAIQFRKIKKLLRHYRHLYHKEKEARKRVEHKLSKLQVKINKCHMLDDQTVNHIETCFQRFQTFLSNLKSAGYHWQAEFLEDASRPKQVGDFMQDSISRHPSVSNPLDNFAGATPYADIDLLNFSTVNLPIFFRNREISEKDYLEENSSKPGSSPESHLKSAANVPERETSIENAAKRLYDENIDSLQRDFDRGKMLVSSGKSSENHVKSSANVPDKETSIEIATKQLYDENIDSLQRDFDTRKTLLSSGNHEEESSIHDITNASQNDNIEDKELSDQVQPEVDSGSSSAEDQETGANSPDMRETYDRINHKYEVLEPVKMSSEIENEDIYQANKRYYEIQMEQARVVTDQNLPEEVVTAAQAEKETLSNASEIYNDSSLKPMKGLKSFSPGKIDKNVHVLEKMSPNNKFSLQTHNIHSENLDASPKEMEFVKDFSTKEQEFGKNKEDSVTPTEISNSETLDGPLYSQRSETDDEKLQMKKTFRRAARSGSISSISITEHLSNSHSSWTKLGKPRVKKTVKYESPQSKTPMSRVVDSKEVETIMPKDIPMEYDSDFEVSDVEGLSISASSLTSTTIPDDLVTPGEEEF
- the LOC137631576 gene encoding centrosomal protein of 78 kDa-like isoform X4; amino-acid sequence: MCLLMASKTVGYIPLKEIRSSITGSHSFMARKNADLQLLGDTLTRQYRLSCELYNTFPIGRITHQLSQGNLFVDLSTVDHDHLEALCHLLQNKVTPQMLKFNIPSSVEVGARILQQAVRGISLCVSQSYTLTSLELSNIKLKGNNLELVCQGLSKSRNLKILSFVSCSLHDIGVERLCQSIKNVPSISELSLIDCCIPEKGATTIAGLLKHQRLNRDSAMWQDTLRLRHPHLDGMRGLRRVTVNYNPQLGDFGAKALAEVLLEDLWIKALDLQHCGIGEEGGLALKKILKTNHTIEVLDLRKNPFIPCQIVNEVISLLHERQEEYNTNQYTWLNSESDQNIANENVIKMKSPTRIHTAVRKNLKENVQKLDHKPQPSVKNVPALPKTTGIPWRVEHRLYERKKLLRHYRHLYHKEKEARKRVEHKLSKLQVKINKCHMLDDQTVNHIETCFQRFQTFLSNLKSAGYHWQAEFLEDASRPKQVGDFMQDSISRHPSVSNPLDNFAGATPYADIDLLNFSTVNLPIFFRNREISEKDYLEENSSKPGSSPESHLKSAANVPERETSIENAAKRLYDENIDSLQRDFDRGKMLVSSGKSSENHVKSSANVPDKETSIEIATKQLYDENIDSLQRDFDTRKTLLSSGNHEEESSIHDITNASQNDNIEDKELSDQVQPEVDSGSSSAEDQETGANSPDMRETYDRINHKYEVLEPVKMSSEIENEDIYQANKRYYEIQMEQARVVTDQNLPEEVVTAAQAEKETLSNASEIYNDSSLKPMKGLKSFSPGKIDKNVHVLEKMSPNNKFSLQTHNIHSENLDASPKEMEFVKDFSTKEQEFGKNKEDSVTPTEISNSETLDGPLYSQRSETDDEKLQMKKTFRRAARSGSISSISITEHLSNSHSSWTKLGKPRVKKTVKYESPQSKTPMSRVVDSKEVETIMPKDIPMEYDSDFEVSDVEGLSISASSLTSTTIPDDLVTPGEEEF
- the LOC137631576 gene encoding centrosomal protein of 78 kDa-like isoform X3; this translates as MARKNADLQLLGDTLTRQYRLSCELYNTFPIGRITHQLSQGNLFVDLSTVDHDHLEALCHLLQNKVTPQMLKFNIPSSVEVGARILQQAVRGISLCVSQSYTLTSLELSNIKLKGNNLELVCQGLSKSRNLKILSFVSCSLHDIGVERLCQSIKNVPSISELSLIDCCIPEKGATTIAGLLKHQRLNRDSAMWQDTLRLRHPHLDGMRGLRRVTVNYNPQLGDFGAKALAEVLLEDLWIKALDLQHCGIGEEGGLALKKILKTNHTIEVLDLRKNPFIPCQIVNEVISLLHERQEEYNTNQYTWLNSESDQNIANENVIKMKSPTRIHTAVRKNLKENVQKLDHKPQPSVKNVPALPKTTGIPWRVEHRLYERKEGLKPGSFIDSLVRSDITTPVAPQDSELSSEKTAIQFRKIKKLLRHYRHLYHKEKEARKRVEHKLSKLQVKINKCHMLDDQTVNHIETCFQRFQTFLSNLKSAGYHWQAEFLEDASRPKQVGDFMQDSISRHPSVSNPLDNFAGATPYADIDLLNFSTVNLPIFFRNREISEKDYLEENSSKPGSSPESHLKSAANVPERETSIENAAKRLYDENIDSLQRDFDRGKMLVSSGKSSENHVKSSANVPDKETSIEIATKQLYDENIDSLQRDFDTRKTLLSSGNHEEESSIHDITNASQNDNIEDKELSDQVQPEVDSGSSSAEDQETGANSPDMRETYDRINHKYEVLEPVKMSSEIENEDIYQANKRYYEIQMEQARVVTDQNLPEEVVTAAQAEKETLSNASEIYNDSSLKPMKGLKSFSPGKIDKNVHVLEKMSPNNKFSLQTHNIHSENLDASPKEMEFVKDFSTKEQEFGKNKEDSVTPTEISNSETLDGPLYSQRSETDDEKLQMKKTFRRAARSGSISSISITEHLSNSHSSWTKLGKPRVKKTVKYESPQSKTPMSRVVDSKEVETIMPKDIPMEYDSDFEVSDVEGLSISASSLTSTTIPDDLVTPGEEEF